The nucleotide sequence AGTTGAATATTTAACTGAACTTGGCGTGGACTATATTGCCGTGGCCAAGTTTGATGAAAGTTTCCGTAACCTGAGTGCAGAACAGTTTGCTGACATTTTAAAATCCAAGCTGAATGCTGAGCATCTGGTCTTAGGCGATGATTTCCACTTTGGCAAACATCGTCAGGGCAATAGCGAATTCCTGCGTAACTACGGTTTTCAGGTCACGAATCTGGAAACCGTGGCACTGGACGGCGAACGTGTCAGCTCGACCCGAATCCGTCAGACCCTGCAAGCCGGTGATCTTGCTATGGCTGCGAAACTGTTGGGCCGTCCTTATAGCATTACCGGCCGAGTGCAATATGGTGATCAGATTGGCCGTACCATTGATTTCCCGACCATTAATGTGCGCCTGAATCGTCACAGGCCTTGTCTGCACGGCATCTACGGCGTGGAAGTGGTCTGTGAAACCGAATCCTTAAAAGCGAAAGTCCAGACCAGCGATCCAAGTAAAAAAGGCATCGCTGGCTATGACCCAACCGGCCTGTTTGGTGCCGGTCATGTCGGTACCCGACCGGCTATCCAGCAGGAACATCCGGAATGGCGATTAGAAGTACATTTCCCCGAGGTTTCTGCTAATCTGTATGGCCTGTTAATGCGGGTGACATTCTTAAACTATTTACATGGCGAAAAGAATTATCCTTCGCTAGAAGCCTTAAAAGCCGGAATTGATGACGATGTCGAGAAACTGCTTGAGTTTCGTCGAAATCATCCCAAATTTCCCTTTTAATACCCCGTATTTTTATTGTAAAACGTGTCTGTCAAATGACAGATTGAATTGGAAGACAACTTGCATGAGCGATAAGCAAACTCCTGAAAATGCAGTGGATTACAAAGCCACGCTGAACCTCCCAGGTACTGACTTTGCAATGAAGGCAAATCTGGCAGTACGTGAAGTGAAATGGTTAGAAGAGTGGTATGCCGACAACATTTATCAGCAGATTCGTGCGTCGCGTATTGGCAAGAAAAAATATGTACTTCATGACGGCCCTCCATATGCCAACGGTCAGATTCACCTTGGCCATGCGGTAAACAAGGTTCTGAAAGACATCATCATTAAAAGCCGTGTGATGGACGGCTATGATGCGCCTTACGTTCCAGGCTGGGATTGTCACGGTCTTCCAATCGAACTGAAAGTCGAAGAAAAAGTCGGTAAAGTCGGCGTGAAAGTAGATGCGGCAACGTTCCGTAAACACTGCCGAGAATATGCGTATACCCAAGTCGAATTACAGAAAAAAGACTTCGTGCGTATGGGCGTGTTCGGTGACTGGGACAACCCTTACCTGACCATGAACTACAAGCAGGAAGCAGACATCGTTCGTGCCCTAGGTGCGATTGCCAAAGCGGGTCATATCGAGCCAGGCCTGAAACCAGTCAACTGGTGTCTGGACTGTGGTTCATCTCTGGCTGAAGCAGAAGTTGAATACGAAGACAAAAAATCAGACGCGATCGACGTTGGTTTCTCTGTCGTTGACCTAGCTGATTTATCTGCACGTCTGGGCGTTGAAGTTAAAGATTCAACTGATATCGTGATTTGGACCACGACACCTTGGACATTGCCTGCCAACCAGGCCGTTGCCCTGCACGCTGAAATTGAATACCAGCTGGTGAAAGCACGCGGTGAGGAAAAAGCGGATCAAAACTTTATCCTAGCCAAAGATCTGGTTGAATCTGCAACTGAACGTTATGGATTCAACAGTGTTGAAGTGATTGCTGAATTTGCCGGAGCTAAACTTGAAAATCTGGTGCTGCAGCATCCTTTAATTGCAGATCGTCAAGTGCCTGTAATTCTAGGCGAACACGTCATCGCAACTAGCGGTACTGGTGCAGTACATACAGCACCGGGCC is from Acinetobacter sp. ANC 7912 and encodes:
- the ribF gene encoding bifunctional riboflavin kinase/FAD synthetase, whose translation is MKLLRLNALSSHTELPKTVVTIGNFDGVHLGHQMMIKQLKAVAEQQQLKSVVMIFEPQPLEYFKGYEAPPRITSLREKVEYLTELGVDYIAVAKFDESFRNLSAEQFADILKSKLNAEHLVLGDDFHFGKHRQGNSEFLRNYGFQVTNLETVALDGERVSSTRIRQTLQAGDLAMAAKLLGRPYSITGRVQYGDQIGRTIDFPTINVRLNRHRPCLHGIYGVEVVCETESLKAKVQTSDPSKKGIAGYDPTGLFGAGHVGTRPAIQQEHPEWRLEVHFPEVSANLYGLLMRVTFLNYLHGEKNYPSLEALKAGIDDDVEKLLEFRRNHPKFPF